In one window of Chelmon rostratus isolate fCheRos1 chromosome 19, fCheRos1.pri, whole genome shotgun sequence DNA:
- the cdk5rap2 gene encoding CDK5 regulatory subunit-associated protein 2 isoform X4, which translates to MDSVVGDDVTLPVDINGSCRLPDSINVGEYSTDSMTAPSFPDKMSPIKALTMKDYENQITALKKENFNLKLRIYFMEERMQQKCDDSTEDIFKTNIELKVELESMKRELAEKQELLVSASKALESLAGRESGEPHRLREQAQRDMDALRDAFTKRIADLEQCLRTAEEEVEKMAAIAEQEKLKNINMEKQLQASAPSSTFTSVPSPVQDLQQALLQKDNIIEQLRMSLKNQEAVIHQKKSVGQQTDAPTTDSVKQLSDLITKKDQELEALRDELHRKKDQTTPDHQELCEVGRLESCNKLLTEELTQTKSTNENLTKTLEDTQNQNKNLLGKLEEKENELNSEKKNALKRDKTIQGLTQVLREKEKEHQPFCLCIAQIAELCHEIEDRDDALAKAREAAHKAQLQKYQGVEEHQNVLMEKQTELAQLQGEHHAKVLEAQKLQRALGRKEQELADLQQAKDQLEVELEDLQQQKKKGDKAQNDLNNQLKKLSGEIGDRESALEQQYQELLDQTKRKLQAHEVTIQRLTSTLADKEQQLQEYINMVRDFEQSKSPGGNDSVLSKLRQRLKEKERALEQALDEKFAAIEEKDNEIHQLQLSLREKERDLDRLNNLLSHNDETINNFDSLIKEKDVELQHLANTLKNLQRAKQDVEDNLNRSLREKDSIISQLQLSLEGKTKDMEEMAESMLSQSQTHARDLAEQMGQRLKVTEAMLAEAVKARERLVTDNESAVEGLLATISSKDQLLKESAEHYNRMLSERAQEIQELRKQLSDRQQQLATAEKQSSTTAQGGYLETAELRALLAEKDSIINKLLQCGQERDQFLAEMRQKEEPDHVLELRQTIQIMQEKLDEREAELSRRNSEDNVENIPLSKKSVVILKKELAQKTEALNKALKRENELKISLAELQSLLSELEGRNEGQAANIESLTATLQTKDEIINVLHQRLSQRGDSRVDHTLDQVIGSGMERSLPGLPQRERTMIGGDSQQEALPNLIALQQEHDALNKALRAEQQLYSSLVRTVKEQDSAQRLHALQLELTAVQLLRKQLEDSIKTNEELRDDLEREIHRAKLREGMDLIDPKELESMRHQLEDSQRWNASLQARLGAIQNRGGGVGGANDAGDTLSFIGDQTSYMSICVGEGQDDSLSLLSAQELRQKVLELQDCVSKLQTLNNELQNRLSALEKSHHDSYDKGDADMTSSSPWKQQLEKMQEMQPVAQSKRTQHSNKESQTDIKIGQMVSGKLLVDMSMDSGLGQSREHAQSGNDTLDTGEKDSRERNTDVMALKSLLTDCGATSVSHLREALLRLRSENAELRGLLKEQKSAECKEKESTDASGNSSDGQAELRKSVETLQAESGHAKGINPSKELSDEETPVTTELIVSITGEMESPQSQSKSTKHHVSRHGAGVRSRLPVPVRLRVEASSSRQSEHVTTDALQHPHLNDVHGSDQELHTDSDSPRSPQHSTSPSSTLRHAHRSCSPVGSDKVSEDTTTVDHTQADSALFTQLELLHQECQEKEALINKLSEQLADWEELHAQLQEKDRLNCQYVEALQAAESTIAYLTACSLDSQGGFGLHASLCTGPGSVGSDAVLHSRCTELQKTLQEKEELNNQLIELLNMAEKAITSPGCQENNPETRDLCLKIETALQQVNASPNRQSPRGGIGSTEDSMQELQRHADSLQEALWEQNRLNAELQEKLRAADAAAQHGYNSNSADQSGKCSRQIAESFTEQESKECQMETGSSDNVILNQELTEVLQNCLNAAESAVACLTAHCTNTSPLASGRSSHTSPDLQMNFDKLQRALQEREELGEPTQPTTKSSGNQSTALSGTKGQHHQELHSNLCRLFKAFSDHYQRISELQALLQEEKGRREESKEHRVVQDAQGLPPSVQVQLETLHKALREKKKAYKSLEEKLATALTNTSSSETTRMALEQDDKGVQVDLQDLGYETSGKSENDREESSSTDLEVGVKPSCSASSLPSLLKHEQTTFSSTENLDSTSSTPYPSSPALSSAKVSLKSLQVYDEYGVSEDPLQLQGQVRELKVQLENQTKLILQMQSLLRRNSLSSDLVANTSDPSSVRDQEGTPREDRSQDRSYRSGQLGESQAMKDKTSRLNMELERERTLNRSMNEQLQQARSRSASPARLDTLVQSQARELSQLRQQIKESRRLGGLQRRQLEELRTAFKELLQASEVDYYMGEVVKEQLDKSVGILDRLEGRLDKGDFHPDNEDVAALELSRRLAKELQEKNRVIQSLQSQLRGQTPSSHHSSHSDLHYSDRTSPSCYSSPGSHGGSRAHSQRRPPDWTGAAVPPIGGAQEEGRLQGLQRENGRLQDQLRSSEELNATLRSELDLHRSIMAQTSSHHQEQGHDQEGSGPQTDSRKGEGDFGSRKNAAEQPQTVNSDLLGEHLQEIRALRQRLEESIRTNDRLREQLEKRLAEVEKDPAATNIFIHGNEEQGQLANEVRFLWGQNQALKEQLNVGSRDKQKENEKLRETLARRTAKLEQSRKECDALRQENSRLQERLEHSSQETCQLQDSLQYSKEELHRLQCEVKLQRQQLSDSQHLLQSLRVELQVYEKIKTEAQKPNESSEATQGPASVPSSNSVDLAELLSEIRHLRLQLERSIQTNTALRQRLEEQLLRGPNRSETININYLLSSPDEGGRSPGREGYDPRHSFQSHNEYTSVHHDEKRRAHSEVDGGSVTSSSSDSASGAPSRLVPGHRMWANRNGRHILGLIEDYSALRKQISEGRKLSRSMDTQLQECLHTLRQQGSDNKVMEQQHLKSLSGSVNTMQHVLEEAGRLLKLVWRVSLPAGSTAGDGGNNQQDELLKNEIARLKSRLSQQERMLSGAVKRLRTTNQLKEGMERVIIDQLCLTHGVLKKARGNLETNYSALYSLKGLSGGPDEGGPSQWPVGDSTDPPVCRRTAGRHSESAEDHNSDASLHCSY; encoded by the exons GAGCTGTGTGAGGTTGGCCGACTAGAGTCCTGCAATAAGCTGCTGACTGAAGAGCTCACCCAGACAAAAAGCACCAATGAGAACCTGACTAAAACACTGGAGGATACTCAGAATCAAAACAAG AACCTGTTAGGGAAgttggaggagaaggagaatgAACTCAACTCTGAGAAGAAAAATGCTCTGAAGCGAGACAAAACAATCCAAGGCCTTACTCAGGTCctcagagaaaaggagaaggag CACCaacctttctgtctgtgtattgCACAGATTGCAGAGCTTTGTCATGAGATTGAGGACAGGGATGATGCTTTGGCCAAGGCTAGAGAGGCAGCACATAAAGCCCAACTGCAGAAATACCAG GGAGTAGAGGAGCACCAAAATGTATTAatggaaaagcaaacagagctgGCCCAACTCCAGGGGGAACACCATGCCAAGGTGCTTGAAGCCCAAAAGCTACAGCGTGCCCTGGGCAGGAAGGAGCAAGAATTGGCTGACTTGCAGCAGGCAAAGGACCAGCtagaggtggagctggaggacctgcaacagcagaagaagaagggagaCAAGGCGCAGAAT GATCTGAACAATCAGCTCAAAAAGCTGAGTGGTGAGATCGGGGACAGGGAGAGTGCTCTAGAGCAGCAGTACCAGGAGCTGCTTGATCAGACCAAAAGAAAACTGCAGGCACATGAGGTGACCATCCAGCGGCTCACATCCACTCTGGCCGATAAAGAGCAGCAGCTACAG GAGTACATAAACATGGTCAGAGACTTTGAGCAAAGCAAAAGCCCAGGAGGAAACGACAGTGTGCTTTCCAAGCTGCGGCAAAGgctgaaagaaaaggagagggcTCTGGAG CAAGCACTGGATGAGAAGTTTGCTGCCATTGAGGAGAAAGACAATGAGATacaccagctgcagctgtctctgagggagaaagaaagagacctTGATAGGCTTAATAACTTGCTCTCACACAATGACGAAACCATCAAT AATTTTGACAGTCTGATCAAGGAGAAGGATGTTGAGCTGCAGCATCTTGCAAACACGCTAAAGAACCTGCAGAGAGCCAAGCAAGATGTGGAGGATAACTTGAACAGATCACTGAGGGAGAAGGATTCCATTATCAGCCAGCTACAGCTCTCTTTGGAGGGCAAGACAAAGGATATGGAG GAAATGGCCGAATCAATGCTGAGCCAGTCGCAGACTCATGCACGTGACCTCGCTGAACAGATGGGGCAGAGGTTAAAGGTCACAGAGGCTATGTTGGCTGAGGCTGTGAAGGCAAGGGAAAGGCTGGTCACTGACAATGAGAGTGCTGTGGAAGGACTGTTGGCTACAATCAGCAGCAAAGACCAGCTCCTCAAG GAGTCTGCAGAGCACTACAACCGCATGCTGTCTGAACGCGCTCAAGAGATCCAGGAACTAAGGAAGCAGCTGTCTGAtaggcagcagcagcttgcCACTGCTGAGAAGCAAAGCTCCACAACAGCCCAGGGGGGTTATTTAGAGACCGCAGAGCTCCGAGCCCTACTTGCTGAAAAAGACAGCATCATCAAC AAGCTCCTGCAGTGTGGTCAGGAGAGGGACCAGTTTCTGGCAGAGATGAGGCAGAAGGAGGAGCCGGATCACGTGTTGGAGCTCAGACAAACGATCCAGATCATGCAAGAGAAGTTGGACGAGAGGGAAG CTGAGCTATCCAGGAGGAACAGCGAGGATAACGTGGAGAACATCCCTCTCTCCAAGAAGTCTGTTGTCATCTTGAAGAAGGAGCTAGCACAGAAAACTGAGGCACTAAACAAAGCACTGAAGAGGGAGAATGAACTAAAG ATTTCTTTAGCAGAGCTACAGTCATTGCTGTCTGAGCTGGAGGGTCGCAATGAAGGTCAGGCTGCTAATATTGAGTCCCTGACTGCCACTCTGCAGACTAAGGACGAGATTATCAAT GTTCTCCACCAGCGCCTCAGTCAGAGAGGGGACAGTCGGGTTGATCATACACTGGATCAAGTCATTGGCTCTGGTATGGAGAGATCACTTCCTGGGCTcccccagagagagagaaccatGATTGGTGGAGACAGCCAGCAAGAA GCTTTGCCTAACCTTATAGCCTTGCAACAAGAGCATGATGCTCTGAACAAAGCACTGAGAGCCGAACAACAGCTGTACTCCAGCCTGGTCAGGACTGTAAAGGAGCAGGACAG tgccCAGCGCCTCCATgctctgcagctggagctgacagcagtgcAGCTCCTCAGGAAGCAGCTAGAGGACAGCATCAAAACTAATGAGGAGCTAAGGGACGACTTGGAGAGAGAGATACACAGAGCCAAACTCAGAGAAG GCATGGACCTGATTGATCCTAAAGAACTGGAGAGCATGAGACATCAGCTGGAAGACTCGCAGCGCTGGAATGCCTCTCTGCAGGCTCGTTTAGGAGCCATACAGAACCGTGGAGGAGGGGTTGGTGGGGCCAATGATGCTG GTGACACTTTGAGTTTCATCGGAGATCAGACTTCCTACATGAGTATCTGCGTGGGAGAGGGGCAGGATGACAGCTTGTCCCTACTTTCTGCACAGGAGCTCAGACAGAAG gtgctggagctgcaggactgCGTCAGCAAACTGCAGACTTTGAACAATGAGCTGCAGAACCGGCTGTCAGCATTGGAGAAGTCACACCATGATTCTTAcgacaagggagacgcagacatGACCAGCAGTAGCCCCTGGAAACAG CAGCTCGAAAAGATGCAGGAGATGCAGCCTGTGGCTCAGAGTAAGAGGACGCAGCACTCTAACAaagagagtcagacagacatcAAAATAGGACAG ATGGTGTCTGGAAAGCTGTTGGTTGATATGAGTATGGACAGTGGCCTCGGCCAGAGTAGAGAGCATGCTCAGTCTGGCAACGACACCTTGGACACTGGAGAGAAAGATTCTAGGGAGAGGAACACGGACGTAATGGCACTTAAATCCCTGCTGACTGATTGTGGGGCCACATCAGTTTCACATCTTAG AGAGGCGCTGCTCAGACTTAGATCAGAAAATGCAGAGCTGCGGGGGCTCctgaaagaacaaaaatctGCTGAGTGTAAAGAGAAGGAGAGCACTGATGCTTCGGGGAACAGCAGTGATGGACAGGCTGAATTAAGAAAGAGTGTGGAAACACTGCAGGCTGAGTCAGGTCATGCTAAGGGCATCAATCCGTCCAAGGAGTTGTCGGATGAGGAGACCCCTGTCACCACTGAGCTAATTGTCAGCATTACAGGGGAAATGGAGAGTCCACAGTCACAAAGCAAGAGCACAAAGCACCATGTCTCAAGGCATGGG GCTGGTGTCAGATCTCGCCTCCCGGTCCCTGTGAGGCTGAGAGTGGAGGctagcagcagcaggcagtctGAACATGTGACAACTGATGCACTTCAGCACCCTCATTTGAATGATGTTCATGGGTCTGACCAGGAACTGCACACAGACTCCGACTCTCCAAGGTCACCCCAACACAGCACTTCCCCTTCTTCCACACTCAGACATGCACACCGTAGCTGCAGTCCAGTCGGGTCGGACAAGGTCTCTGAAGACACAACAACGGTGGATCACACCCAGGCTGATTCTGCTCTTTTCACTCAGCTGGAGCTTCTTCACCAGGAGTGTCAGGAGAAAGAGGCCCTGATCAACAAGCTAAGCGAACAGCTAGCTGACTGGGAAGAGCTCCATGCTCAGCTCCAGGAGAAGGACCGCCTCAATTGCCAGTACGTGGAGGCATTGCAGGCAGCAGAATCCACCATTGCTTACCTGACAGCCTGCAGTCTGGACAGCCAGGGAGGATTTGGGTTGCACGCCAGTTTATGCACAGGTCCTGGCTCTGTGGGTTCAGATGCTGTCCTCCACAGCAGATGCACAGAGCTGCAAAAAACCCtacaggaaaaggaggagctGAACAACCAGCTTATAGAGCTTCTTAATATGGCAGAGAAGGCCATCACCTCCCCAGGCTGCCAAGAAAATAATCCAGAAACCAGGGATTTATGTTTGAAGATAGAGACGGCCTTGCAGCAGGTGAATGCATCTCCAAATAGACAGAGCCCAAGAGGTGGTATTGGAAGCACAGAAGACTCGATGCAGGAGCTGCAACGACACGCAGACTCTTTGCAGGAGGCCCTGTGGGAGCAGAACAGGCTTAATGCCGAGCTGCAGGAAAAACTGAgagctgcagatgctgctgctcaacATGGCTACAACAGTAACAGTGCTGACCAGAGTGGTAAATGTTCGAGGCAGATAGCAGAGTCGTTTACGGAACAGGAATCAAAGGAATGCCAAATGGAAACGGGAAGTTCTgataatgtcattttaaatcagGAACTGACCGAAGTCCTACAGAACTGTCTCAATGCAGCAGAGTCGGCTGTCGCCTGTCTGACAGCACACTGTACAAATACCAGCCCCTTGGCTTCTGGTAGATCATCACACACCAGCCCTGACCTGCAGATGAATTTCGACAAACTTCAGAGAGCCCTGCAGGAGAGGGAAGAACTGGGAGAACCAACCCAGCCAACCACCAAATCCAGTGGCAATCAGTCCACTGCTTTATCTGGAACAAAGGGACAACATCACCAAGAGCTCCATAGCAATCTCTGCCGCCTCTTCAAGGCCTTCAGTGACCACTATCAGAGAATTTCTGAACTCCAGGCTCTCCTGCAAGAGGAGAAAGGCCGTAGAGAGGAGAGCAAGGAGCATAGGGTGGTGCAGGATGCCCAGGGATTACCACCAAGTGTTCAGGTCCAACTGGAGACTCTCCATAAGGCactgagggagaagaagaaggcatATAAAAGTCTGGAGGAGAAACTGGCCACTGCTCTTAccaacacctcctcctctgaaaCTACGCGGATGG CTCTGGAGCAGGATGACAAAGGCGTGCAGGTGGATTTGCAGGACCTGGGTTACGAAACCAGTGGCAAGAGTGAGAACGATAGGGAAGAGAGCAGTAGCACAG ATCTAGAGGTCGGTGTGAAACCAAGCTGCAGTGCCTCCAGCCTGCCTTCCCTGCTGAAACACGAGCAGACCACATTCTCCTCTACTGAAAACCTGGACTCAACGTCCAGCACCCCGTACCCTAGTTCCCCAGCTCTCAGCTCAGCCAAG gtcagtttgaAAAGCCTGCAGGTCTATGACGAGTACGGTGTTTCTGAGGACCCACTCCAGCTTCAGGGACAAGTCAGAGAGCTGAAGGTCCAGCTGGAAAACCAGACCAAGCTCATCCTCCAAATGCAAAGTCTTCTGCGACGGAACTCTCTCTCCAGTGACCTAGTTGCCAACACCTCTGATCCCTCATCTGTCAGGGATCAAGAGGGGACACCGAGAGAGGACCGTAGCCAAGATCGGAGCTACAGAAGTGGGCAGCTAGGGGAGAGCCAGGCGATGAAGGATAAAACCAGCCGTCTGAATATGGAactggaaagagagaggacactGAACAGAAGCATGaatgaacagctgcagcaggcccGCAGCCGCTCTGCATCACCTGCGAG GCTGGACACCCTGGTGCAGTCGCAGGCCAGGGAGCTGTCACAACTGAGGCAGCAGATCAAGGAGAGCCGCAGGCTGGGAGGCCTGCAGCGTcggcagctggaggagctgaggacaGCCTTcaaggagctgctgcaggccagCGAAGTCGACTACTACATGGGGGAAGTGGTCAAAGAGCAGCTGGACAAGAGCGTGGGCATTCTGGACAGGCTGGAGGGACGGCTTGACAAAG GAGACTTTCATCCGGATAATGAGGATGTGGCAGCTCTGGAACTATCTCGCAG GTTGGctaaagagctgcaggagaagaacCGTGTGATCCAGAGCCTGCAGAGCCAGTTAAGAGGCCAAACTCCcagcagccaccacagctcTCACTCTGATCTGCACTACTCAGACAGGACCTCCCCCTCCTGCTACAGCAGCCCGGGCTCACACGGCGGCAGTCGAGCCCACA GCCAGCGACGCCCTCCCGATTGGACGGGAGCAGCTGTCCCTCCCATAGGAGGAGCTCAGGAGGAAGGCAGACTGCAGGGCCTGCAGAGGGAGAACGGGCGGCTGCAGGACCAGCTGAGGAGCAGCGAGGAGCTCAACGCCACCCTGCGCAGTGAACTGGACCTACATCGCTCAATTATGGCCCAGACCAGCTCCCACCATCAGGAACAGGGTCACGACCAGGAAGGATCAGGGCCTCAGACGGATTCAcgaaaaggagagggagactTTGGCTCACGGAAGAACGCAGCCGAACAGCCTCAGACGGTGAATTCAG accTGCTCGGGGAACATCTACAGGAGATCCGAGCTTTGCGGCAGCGCCTGGAGGAGAGCATCCGAACCAACGACCGTCTCAGGGAACAGCTGGAGAAGAGACTAGCCGAGGTGGAGAAAGACCCAG CAGCCACCAACATCTTCATCCACGGCAACGAGGAGCAGGGTCAGCTGGCCAATGAGGTGCGATTCCTCTGGGGACAAAACCAAGCCCTGAAGGAACAGCTCAACGTGGGGTCTAGAG ACAAGCAGAAGGAGAACGAGAAGCTACGGGAGACTCTGGCCAGGCGGACGGCCAAActggagcagagcaggaaggagTGTGACGCTCTGAGGCAAGAAAACAGCCGCCTGCAGGAGAGGCTGGAGCACAGCAGCCAGGAAACCTGCCAGCTGCAGGATTCACTGCAGTACAGCAAGGAGGAGctgcacag gctgCAGTGTGAGGTGAAGCTCCAGAGGCAGCAGCTGTCTGACTCCCAGCATCTTCTACAGTCACTGCGGGTGGAGCTGCAAGTTTATGAAAAGATCAAGACCGAGGCCCAGAAACCCAACG AATCCAGTGAGGCGACCCAGGGGCCCGCGTCCGTCCCTTCCTCCAACTCGGTGGACCTGGCTGAGCTGCTCTCGGAGATCAGACacctgaggctgcagctggagaggagcaTCCAGACCAACACGGCGCTGCGccagaggctggaggagcagctgctcAGAGGACCCAACCGCTCTGAAACCATCAACATCAACTACCTGCTGTCCTCTCCAG ATGAAGGAGGCAGGTCACCGGGTCGTGAAGGCTACGATCCTCGTCACTCATTTCAGAGTCACAATGAATACACCAGCGTCCACCATG ATGAGAAACGTCGCGCACACTCAGAGGTGGACGGGGGGTCGgtcaccagcagctccagcgaCAGCGCCTCCGGTGCTCCTTCCCGCCTGGTGCCGGGCCACCGGATGTGGGCCAATCGCAACGGCCGACATATTTTGGGTCTGATTGAGGACTACAGCGCCCTCCGCAAGCAGATCTCGGAGGGCCGGAAGCTGTCGCGCAGCATGGACACACAACTGCAGGAGTgtctgcacacactcagacagcagGGCTCCGACAACAAG gtgatggagcagcagcatctgaagAGTCTGTCCGGCAGCGTGAACACCATGCAGCACGTGTTGGAGGAGGCTGGTCGACTGCTCAAACTGGTGTGGAGAGTCTCTTTGCCGGCTGGTAGCACAGCAGGAGACGGCGGCAACAACCAGCAG GATGAGCTGCTGAAAAATGAGATAGCCAGACTGAAGAGCAGGCtgtcacagcaggagaggaTGCTGAGCGGAGCCGTGAAGCGCCTCCGAACAACCAACCAGCTCAAAGAGGGAATGGAAAGAGTCATCATCGATCAGT TGTGTCTAACCCACGGAGTCTTGAAGAAAGCCAGGGGGAATTTAGAg ACAAATTACAGTGCCCTGTATAGCCTGAAAGGCCTGTCTGGAGGACCAGACGAAG gagGTCCCAGTCAATGGCCAGTAGGGGACTCCACAGACCCTCCCGTTTGTAGACGGACTGCAGGCAGACACTCTGAATCTGCAGAGGATCACAATAGTGACGCCTCTTTACACTGCAGCTACTAA